In Flavobacterium sp. GSB-24, the genomic window ACCTCTAACGCCTGAAATATGCGCAATAGATTTTTCGGCTGCTTCTTTTTGATAGTTCCAGGTAACATGTCCCTCAATGGTAACCCATCCTTTCTCGACCTTAACCTGAATGTTTTCCTGAGGAACATTCCAGCTGTCAAGTAAAGCTTTTAAGGCATCAACTGCAATATCCTCATCTGTTCTTGTACTGTTGGAATATTTTATTTCAATTTCCTCGACAACAGCTTTTACACCATCGACATTTTTGGCGGCATTTTCAGCTTCGATTTTTTTATAATAAGCATCGACTGTTCCCATCAGCGTCACAATTCCATCTTTAGCGGTTACGCCAATTTCTGCCGCATGCAGCTGTGGCTCCCATTTTATGGCGTTTTGAACGTC contains:
- a CDS encoding BON domain-containing protein — its product is MKTNEELQRDVQNAIKWEPQLHAAEIGVTAKDGIVTLMGTVDAYYKKIEAENAAKNVDGVKAVVEEIEIKYSNSTRTDEDIAVDALKALLDSWNVPQENIQVKVEKGWVTIEGHVTWNYQKEAAEKSIAHISGVRGVTNRIKIKAEIQNEIEKHNIKRALSSNWTLHSENILVKVDGTKVTLTGSVSSIYQKDLAEKIVWKTPGIWAVDNQLAVEHKYTPVL